The DNA segment AAGGAAACAGTTTGAAAATACGCAGAGGAAACTGTATTAGATATGAGTTACGGCCATTATTTGATGAGGGTTCCAAGAATTCCCAGTTTAGTGTAAAGCTATCTGGATCAATACGCGTGCCTTTGTTTTTCTATCTGGAAGGCCTCCACGATTTCATACGCTTGTGGCTTATTGTGAAGGAAAAGAACATTAGCGCACTGTTAAGTATCGACCTGTATAGCATCAATGCATTGCATCAGGCCGCACAAGGAGCACCCTAAAATGCACGTCGACGTAGAATTTATCTGGGCACTGGGGACAGTGTGGGTGCACCTCAAAGGTAGGGTTAACCACCATTGCAAATTTACGCAAGGAGTATACCTATAGTCCCAGATTTCGATCTGGTAATACTCACGAGCCGAGCGCACCCGGCGCGTCGCAACAGAAACATCTTGATGTCTTCGTTGTGAGCAGCATTTCGTAAACAGCAAGTAACTAAGCTAAGAGGCCGCAATAATCGAAAGCAGATAAGCGATGAAAAATGTCTCGCGGAGGACCGTTCTTAAAGCGGCAAGCAGAAAGAGAAATATAATTTGCGCTCAACCATAGAACGATTGTCTTGCGCTTACTTATCTCGCTGATTTTATTTCTACTGTTATCTTGaaatggcaacacctgccatcccacctcccttcttttttttttatgcccgaCATCCTTCATTGGAAAGTTGCTTAACAGCTCACAGCTGAATGGCTCTAGGTTCGACTGCTAGAGCGACTGTACTCGCGGTGAAATTTATTCCGCACGTAAAATGAGAATAAGTTACCATATTTATAACTGTCTTTTGGCTGCCCTTTCCGCAGCGGAGaacaagaagtcgcgcagcaaTAAAGAGTCGCTCGCTTCACGACGAATTTGCCTTCGTTCGCTCTCTATGCATCGCGCTAACAAGCAAATatgagtgccccccccccccctccctcactTTGGTCAAGCTTTCTCCCTGTCTTTTattcacacaaacaaaaaaatcacCTTCTCTGCGCCACGAAAAGCGCGTTTTACAAATGCCCCAGCTATCCCAGACTTTCAATCTGTTGGCCGCTAGTAGCGAACATCGCGTAACTAAATGGTGATATTTAGAACTCATAAATTTGAGAAAATTAGAGTCCTGAGAAACTCTGCGCGAGCTTGGTTACGGCCGACTCTTCTTTATCGCAGCCAAATTTGACGCACAAAATGCTTCCGCGCTCACAACTATTTCCGAaggccatagaaaatcaatgggataTTCCaaacattcgaaattcccgcggtgAAACTGAGTGTTTAGCGCCACGCGACATGTGGTGGCAGCcgtggaaactagaagcgttCGTCCAAATATCCTGGGCTTGTAGAGTAACAGCATACAGCAGTTGATGTATCGGCTTGACACGCTAGTAAAGCCATGTGTACAGTGGACAAAGTctggatggctttcttctggggAACGCTGTTGCCACTCGGCATAATAAGAGTGGTAATAAAATAACACTCAACAAATGCacacgtagagaactaagaaatAATCGGCGAATTGTTGTCTCCGGGAAAACTGCAGTACGCCATGAACAAatactgaaaattggttttgaggcaaGCAGGGGCAGATTTAAgggtcactcttggagggggCGGTTTCTGGGTGCGGTCCCATTTGAACCGCATATTTCTTGTACCCTTTATtgccatccgtccgtccgtccatccattgtTCTTTCCACTGCACTGGTATGCCAGAAAGCGTTGTTGGAACTTCCACATCGACAGATGGAGAAGACACCATACCATTGCTCCTCATTTACAAGCTGCTGTTCGCTCGCGTTCAGCCGCTCGAGGTctcaatagagagttttagttggGCGGGTTTACGGCCAGCGGggacgccactgcgcatgcgcacaacgctGAGGAAGCGAGCGGGTTTACGCAGCGGCGCTTACGTCCGCTGGGCGGCCTTTCCCAGCGGAGCGTACGCGTCGCGTGAGCGTCTCCCAGCGCGCGCGGGCGTGTATGGGTAATTCAACATGGCGGCCTGCTACACAGACGCATCGCTATGCATCGCCGACTGCGCCGACCGCGGCGCAGGCCCGTTTGCAAGCGAAGAAGTCGCGTAAGTGCTACACCGTGCAGGAAGACCTCTGTCTGCTACGCGAAGTTGCAGCGACGAGGCCATTTGGTGATGACATCAAGTGGATGACTGTCATCGCAAATGTAAAGCAAGCGATAAGCCGCGAGCTTACACTGCGCGGTGTGAAAGACCGGATCGATCTCCTGATAGGATATTGGAGGCAACAAGACGCAAGAAACCTGAAGAAATGAGTTTTGTTGTTCTTTACAGCAAAAAACGGTCATGCGCTCTGGTGCACTTGTTTGTGTGACGTGCATGTTGTGCATTCAGGTCAGGGACTGAGGAGCAGTACTCCGAGAAGGAACAGATTCTGCAGGACCTGTCGGATTACGCCCGGGCTATAAACTATGAGCTAGCTCCGGATAATTCCCCGAAGTGGCGGCAGCGTACTTAACAGGAAGCGACAAGCAACTACTGACCGCACTACCTCCGTGAAGAGGTCCGTAATGGACACACGGGCAGGTAGCACCACCCTGATGCAGGCAGCGGAAGGTGACTGCAGCGCTTCTGTCGCGGCGCCTTCTCAGAGTTGCGTGCTTGGAGAGATAGCTGGTAAGTCTTGTCACGCGCACGTCCAGTTTCGCACGTTTTGGCTTTTGATTTTCGCCGGCTGAAATTTAAAAGCGCATGGAAAACGCGAAAGTTGTGGGTCTTAATCGGGAATATGTCTTTGTACAAATGAAACACTGGACTTCAAGGGCTTCGTCTGTGTCGCATGCATGTTCATACAGCCGAAGAAACGCATTGAGGTGTGTGGACAGTCTTTGTAAGCCCTACTTCCAAGACGGCTAGCCTCAATGTTTAACTTGTATTCTTGTGGGGTTAAGCAATTGTAATTATGGTTCTGTAATTATAAAGTGGGCTCACTTAATACTCGGCTGTTGAGGCTTGGAAGAATTAATGGGCGAGCTAGAGTGTGCGAGTGTGCTTATTTTTATGGAATCGAGTCGCAGGAAAAGATGCTGTCAGGATGACTGCTATCATTTTGCCTCTCCTTTTTCTCGTACATTAGAGCCAGAATCTCCTGCTGCTCGGCTCCTTTTAAGTACGATTGGGCAAAATCCTCCGGATACGCCACCTCCTGCTGATACTGCTGCTTATGGAGAGGCCGAGCAGCCAGAGACAGATGAACGAGGAGGTTCGCCCTCAACAGGTggccttcagcagcagcagcagcagcaccatgaCCCCGCAGGGCAATGCCACCAGCAGACAAGTGGATCAGCCAGAGGGCCGCACCAGTCTTCAGCTGGGCGACAGCTTCTGCCTGTCACGACTACAGGCAAGACATGAAGGAATATTTTTCCACTGCGTGTACAGTCGGTGACAAAAATCTCTGGACGGCTCGGATAGAAATTTATGAACATAGCTGCCGTGTATGTTAGCAATCGTATCATTCCGCTACCACAGAGTACAAAATGCGAGTTTGTCTTTGCCTTGCACAAGTGTGGTCTTGATGTAGCGGCTAGTAAGGGAGAAATTGGCGTTTGTCATTCACACATTCTGGCGACTTTCGTTCCCGACTGTGCATGGCAGAATGACGTATATAGAAGCACCATAAACGCAAATTTAAATGACGTCGTCATTACGGTTTCTGCAGTTAGCACACAGGACACACTGCAAGTGAAACTCTGTTGACTGAAATCATAATGAAAATGTCACACAAGCAGAAACACAGGAATTGTAATATTTTTACTGTTCTtgctacacaatttttttttccattttatgcaTGTTCATATTGTATTACACATTGCATACAAACAAGCTGAGCTCAGCTGCACTTGTAGCATGCCAACTCATTATGGCTGGTCGAAAAACACTATGGCAGCTATTTTGCTCCAGTGGAGGAATCCGAGGACTACAGAACTTAGGACTTCAGCTGCTCACAATGCGCGAGGCTATAATGAGTACGAACTACGCCACAGGGAGattcaaaatgaaaaagaaaagattgctattgaaaaacaaaaagcggACAATGAAACACGGCGCATCGCTCTAGAGGAGCGGAAATTGGACCTCGAAGAGCGCATGCACCAGTTGGAAGTTTCCCGGCATGAAAGAGACAATGAGAAACTGCTTGACAGCATACAGAAAATGTTCAATGCACAACGCAATGAAATGCTTGAATTTTTGAATGGAAATCATACTTAAAATGAATGTCATGAATAAAGCCACCATTTCTGCAACTGTGTGTTACTACAGAGAGGTGAGGTAAGTCTCAAGTTCTGGTGGATCAACGCCAAAGTAGTGCGATACCTGGGCACCATACAAGCAGGTATGACAGTTCGCGAAAAGTGCACTCGCTTTATATATGCGTGGCAAGTTCTGGAGGCGCAGCTTTTGGTTTTTTTTAAAGTCGACAAAGGCGAACAGTCCCGCAATTTTGCCAAACCCCCACTCCACAGCCTGCCTCACACCACTCATTGCCTTGTTGAATTCGCATTGCTCCGGAGTCAGGGACACACCGCCATAGGGCTTCAGCAGAAGTGGTCGCAGTGGATAAGCAGGGTCTCCGTAAATGCAATAACTCTGGCCCTGAACAAGCTTTTCTAGCTTTGAGTAGACCTTGCTGATCCCGAAGTTACCTGAAAGAGTAAAAATAAATTGTACATTATGATGTAACGGGGCTGCTCGTTATTTACTCACCAGCATCATGTTTGCTGCCGGGGTAGGACCCATCCAACTGGCAAATGATCCCGTTAGGGCACATTATCGATTGGTACTTCAAAGCATGGAAGCGCTTGTGGCCACTGAAAGTTTTTGATCTCTTGATGGCCGGCATATCGCCCGGGCGGTGCCGTCGATGAACGCCCAGCAATTAGTCCGAGGGGCACCTTTAGCATGAATGGCCTGAAGAATGAGCAAATGTGTTAGAAATGTCGACACACGAAATTCTGACCCTAAATATTTTGTATTTGCGACTTACCTGCGAGAATTTCTCAAGCGTGTTCAGGTTCAGCCACTTGTGATTATTGAAGTCGTCCAGCAAGTGGAAGAAGCACTCGTCGACGTGCCGGAGAACTTCGTTTGTCAGGGACGATAGCGCTGAGCTGTGCCGCCCGAAAAGGTCCTCGAGGTCGCACAGGCGGTTCGGATAAGCCAGCCGTCGAAGGGTTATACACAGAGCCTCGTCCCCAGGAACTGACACTTTCTGCGGAGTTACCACCATTTCGGGAATGCGCAAAGCCGACTGCAGTTTGCGTAAATCGTCCTTTTCGAAACGAAAATACGTCCTGAAGACGCCACTGTCCATAGCATCAATGTTGATAAGTCCACGAACTGACAGCGGGTAACGCCGTGTTTCACCAAACACCTCTAGGCACAGCAGATCTTCAATCTCGGACCACTTTAGTCGAGAAAGAAGCAGCGGGTCCTGCAGTATGCTCTTCGGCATCGTGCAAGCAGCTGTAGCTGTAAGCAGCAACAACCCGGAGAAACAAAAAAACCAGCTTCTTTGGTGGCTGCGGCTTGACTGCACTGTTTCAGTGCTCAACACTTTTTCTAACATACCATCCTCGCGAGTACATACAAAACAACACTATTATAAAGCAATGTTTAAAAAACGATTTTATTTAGCAGTTCTACCAAAATAAAAGCAAGTGTGATTCATATTCTTATCACGCTAACTCCAATTTTGCCCACTAGACGGGGCAACGGAGCGCTCCGCTATCACGCTAACTCCAATTTCGACCACTAGATGGGGCAGCAGAGCGCTCCGCtactcgatgccagcgccgcttttcagggtggggacaccctttgtagcTCTCCGCGCCGCCTCTGCGCCATGTTGGTTCTTTCCCGCCGGCCGTCGAGCTGAACGGAAGCGCGTCGCGTTCTATTTGCTGTCTTTGTGGTGTTGCGGTGCGAGAGCTCGTGTTTTATGTGGTCTCTTGGGATGTGCGCGCTTGTTAACGAAACATGACGGGCTGTTGTGTCCCTCTGTGCACTGGATCGAGCGCAAAAGGGCAGCGGGTATTTCGTTTCCCCCGCGATGCTGAACGAAGAAAGAAATGGGCAGCGCAAGTAAAACGTGACGGCTGGGAACCGACGGATACAACTAAGATATGTGAGGTAAGGCTCATGATTTTGTGATACACTATTATGAATAATGTCATTTTCTATTGCTTTTCATCATCTCAATACAGCAGCATGCATATGTTGGCGTGCCTTTTGTAGTGATCACGCTGCAGTATGGTGCGATCGCCGTGTTTGACTCGTTGCAACGGCGTAGGTTTATTCTAGACGTGTgaactgcgcattttttttctatctagAAGTATTGGGGCGCTTATAAACTCGGTTCGTTTCCGAGTTCGTGCATTGATCTCGATAGGCATGAGGGGTTTATTTATTCGTCGACTGGGGTGTGTGTGAAGAAAGCGCCTTACGATTCTGCTTGCCACCTCATCTTTCAATGGCATGCTGTGCTTCTTTTTTCATTCTTACAGCTCCACTTTGGGCAGGATCAATATGAATTAAATCGTCTGGATGGACGACGGCTGCTCAAATGGAACGCCTTGCCTACTCTCTTCGATTTTAGGCGTACGTAAACAtgaatttgttgttttttatctTTCGCTATTGTGAAAAATCTTCTAAAGTTTGCAGTCGCGCGAATTTTTCGTGTTTGTTTTCCGCAGACTGCACTCGTTTAAGCTTTGCTCAAGGAGTGTGCATATGTTGCGTTGCATGTATTGCTCATTATGTAGAAGATCGGCGGAACTTACACGCGTGTTTGTAATATGCAAGCGTATATTTGATTACTCTATTGGACTCACTGATTATTGAATCCTTAATTAGGTCAAAAGTATTACAAATTATTAGCAGCAGGGGTCTTGTGCTTCCCATGACATGCACTTATTGTGTTGTCATTGCCAGTTCCTTAATCACGTGGCTCTCATGGGTAACAAGCTCTGTGGGCCGTCTGCTTTCAGGGTGGATTCATTGTTGTTTTTATGAACTTATTGCTCCCATTGGTTACGACTTTTTTCTCAAAGGTGTTGTCCTCATTTTTTCGCCACTTGTTTGTGTAGTAGATACTGAGGCTGCACTAACTGCACACAAGCTTCGAAGCTTAATCTAGGTGGTTTTAGATATACAGAATTTTCATAATTACTGATATTTGTAATTTTCACTTTTGCAGCTCGGCCCAGGCATAGAAAGCCTCCGTGTCAGCGAACGCTGCACACGACCCTTGTCGTCGATGCTTCAGAGAGTTCGTCTATTGCACAAGGGGATTGTGACAGTAGTGACTCCGATATTGCTGAGCAGTGCAAGACAGTGACGGAGTCCGCTGATGTCTTTTCTCTTCATCCAAGCGAGCTGATCAAGAAATTGCAGGACTTGCAAAAGAAGAATACTGCACTCAATGAGCAGCTGTTACGTTCCAAGAAGAAactaaagaaagaagcaaaacgaACAAAGCGTCTTCAAGAAAACATGTCTGCTTTGActtcaaacatgaagtttctaaaTGAGGATCAGAAGTCTGCCTTGCATAAGCGGAACAGAAAGGGTTGCGTGTGGAGTGCCGAGACTGTGAAGAAGGCTCTCCAGCTCAAGTTTGCCTGTGGCTCAACAGGCTATGACGTTTTGTTAGAGCAGGGCAATCCTTTGCCTTCTAGAAGAACTCTTTGTAGGCGGCTTCAACATCTTTCATTTCAACCTGGTATCCTTAAAGAGATATTTGACATCATGGAAACAAAGGTTGCAGCAATGACAGACATTGAGAAGGACTGTGTTTTATTTTTGGACGAAATGGAAATAAGAAGGGGACTTGACCGTGGCAGTGATGCATTCCTTGGAACGACAACGCTTCCAGAGAATGACCAACCTGCTAACCATGCACTTGTCTTTATGGTTGGTGGAATGAACACCCGATGGAAGCAGGTGATCGCCTACCACTTCACCGGGGCGTATGTTTCTGGAGACACGCTGAAAGACTTCGTGTTCCACTTGATACGTCTCTGCACACAAATATCGCTGCGTGTGTTATGTGTAACCTGTGATATGGGTTCGTCAAACCGTGCCATGTGGCGAACTTTAAATATCTCCTGTTCACGCAATTCAGTGACTACATGCAGTGTACCACACCCTTGTGATGAACAAAAGGAACTTCACTTTATGCCGGACCCTGCGCATGTCCTCAAAAACCTAAGAGGGCACCTTGTGCGAAAGGACACTATGCGCCTTAGTGATCACATTGTATCCAAGTATGGATTACCAAGTGCTCATGTTTCGATACAGCATGTTGAACGTGTGATTGAGCTGCAGCGAGATGACCAGCTACAGGTGGCCTCAAACCTTAGTGATGTTCACATATCAAATGGCCACTTCACGAAAATGAAGGTTGGCATTGCCGTACAGTTTTTCAGAGAGGTACCACCAGTCATTCGGTtctggattgaaaaaaaaatgcttcctccTGAAGCTGAAACAACAGCATGGTTCTTTGAGCTTATCTTTCAATGGTACACGCTCATGACAGCTCGCCATCCCGTAGTTGCTTTGAGCCATCTCGATGACGCAAAATACAAGCAAGCCATATCAACTCCTAGTCTTGCTTCAGATGTGATCAGGGGTCTCAACATTGGCGTCAAGGGTGTATGGAAGCCATGCCAGTCTGGCGTCTTGATGTCAACGGAAGTGGTAATGAAACTACATGCTGTTCTTATTAACGAGCGTGGGTACACATTTGTGCTGACTGGAAGGCTCGCTCAAGACTGCCTTGAAAACCTGTTCTCTGTAGTACGAATGATGAGTCCAGTACCGAGCGCTTACGATTTGAAAAACGCACTAAGAATAGTGTCGGTGAGCCAGTTCCTCAAGGTACCGAAAGCGTCTGGATACACAATCGATGACAGCATTTACCTTGTCGATTTGCTCTCACCAGAAATTAAAGTTTCAAAGTATCATCCAGTCGGAAGAGAGCGATGAGAGAAGAGACTTCGTTCTTGACTTACAGGAAGTGTCTTCTCTTGAGGAAGATGTGCTCGCCCACTTGGCGGGCTTCTTGTTAAAACCAATTGTCCGCACTGTGGAACACTGCTCTGTATGCATGCGCATGCTAGTGGCAGAAGAACCTGGACCGGAACACCACCTTACTCAACTAAAGGAATATGTTAAAGGTGGCAGGAATTTAATTTATGCAAGCAGACAAGTGCTGGACTTTGTTTTTAAATGTGAGAGCGCTTTCAAGTCCTTTGCTGAAGCTCAAGATCTGAGCCATCTAAGAACACCATTGAAAGCACTGAAGGAAATTATTGCAAACAATGTAACCTTGCCAGAAAACCCATGTTGTCAGCACAAAGATGTGATCGAAAAACTTCTTCAGCGCTTTGTGTCCACAAGGCTTCAGATCTATCTGCGATGGCTTAACACTCCAGAAAAGCCAGCTGAGTGTTACGCTAGCAAGACTGTAGCAGGTACGAGCCTCCAGTAAGGCAATTACATTTCAGCCTTATAACCTCGTTGAGACCTCATAACGTGAAGTATGAGTGATTATTTTACAAATAAAATGTGTTTGATTGTTGAAGACTGTTTTTAGTGCATTTTTTGCTCTTCCGTTAGCACGTGAGCTGCTTTCGGCGAACTTACGCGGCGTCTCCTCATTTTTCTCCTAGTTTTATAAATCTGACCGGAAACACACAATAAGAAACAAAATTGTTACGAAAGTACTGCAAACAATAAATTTCATCCAAGTGTGCAATTCCAGTAATGTTTGTATGACGTGTACGAGTGAAATGAGTAAATAAAAAGGGGTAACCTCAGATGCAAATCTTGCCAACATCAGGTTGTGATGCACGCGAAAAGTGTCGCCACAACCACTCTGGAACTGAACAGTTTATGCAAACAAAATGCTCAATAGATGGTAAAGCAGAAAATTTGCATTTAAATAACGGTGGTATCGCCCTCATACGCCCGCGCCCCTTTCTTTCTGCCCGATAGTTAATCTGCACGCCCTGCGCCTCCGAATCGGAAAGAAATAAGATGGCGCCGAAAAGAGtcggtgtccccaccctgaaagcggaagcgcgggcatcgaggcaccctactccgCTAGAGCCGCTGAGGGTTCCGCCGGGCTAAAACTCTTTTCTTGCGCGACGTATCCGCTGGTGTATCCGCTGGCCGTAAACCCGCccaactaaaactctctattaaagGAACCTTTCGTCCTGACGCCGTCTCCAAACTCTGACGCATGTGCGAAGGCAGGAGGACCCGCAGGTCC comes from the Amblyomma americanum isolate KBUSLIRL-KWMA chromosome 1, ASM5285725v1, whole genome shotgun sequence genome and includes:
- the LOC144103070 gene encoding uncharacterized protein LOC144103070; the encoded protein is MPKSILQDPLLLSRLKWSEIEDLLCLEVFGETRRYPLSVRGLINIDAMDSGVFRTYFRFEKDDLRKLQSALRIPEMVVTPQKVSVPGDEALCITLRRLAYPNRLCDLEDLFGRHSSALSSLTNEVLRHVDECFFHLLDDFNNHKWLNLNTLEKFSQVSRKYKIFRVRISCVDISNTFAHSSGHSC